The Citrifermentans bemidjiense Bem genome window below encodes:
- a CDS encoding 4Fe-4S dicluster domain-containing protein, with the protein MAEQTQENGYHRLMQRVNKFPQGAPPSELLLKIYALLCSEEEARLLSRLPLRPFSAAKAARVWHMDKEAARGRLEQMASRSLLLDIERDGKMVYVLPPPMAGFFEFSLMRLRPDLDQKQLAGLFFRYINVEDDFIRDLFAGGETPLGRVLVNEEAIPEEKVCQVLDYERASEVIRSATHIAVGLCYCRHKMLQVGKGCQAPLDICMTLNLAAQSLIRHGAARSVDAVEGLDLLQKARDLNLVQCADNVQRQVNFICHCCGCCCEGMIATRRLAIPNAMYTTNFIQATDPARCDGCGRCVAICPVDAISLVREPEGSGMPAKARLNSELCLGCGVCARNCHNKAVRLEAREKRMLTPVNTAHRLVLMALERGKLQNLIFDNQAYLSHRALAAILGAILRLPPVKRLTASRQLKSRYLERLMADVEVTRFYRFE; encoded by the coding sequence ATGGCAGAGCAAACGCAGGAGAACGGCTATCACCGGCTGATGCAGCGCGTGAACAAGTTCCCGCAGGGGGCGCCTCCCTCGGAGCTGTTGCTCAAGATCTACGCCCTTTTGTGCAGCGAGGAGGAGGCGAGGCTTTTGAGCCGGTTGCCGCTGCGCCCGTTTTCGGCGGCCAAGGCGGCGCGGGTGTGGCACATGGACAAGGAGGCGGCGCGGGGCAGATTGGAGCAGATGGCGTCGCGGTCGCTATTGCTGGACATCGAGCGGGACGGCAAGATGGTGTACGTCCTCCCTCCCCCCATGGCGGGGTTCTTCGAGTTTTCGCTGATGAGGCTGCGGCCGGACCTGGACCAGAAGCAGTTGGCCGGCCTCTTCTTCCGCTACATCAACGTGGAGGACGACTTCATCCGCGACCTTTTCGCCGGTGGGGAGACGCCGCTGGGGAGGGTGCTGGTGAACGAGGAGGCGATACCGGAGGAGAAGGTCTGCCAGGTGCTGGATTACGAGCGTGCCAGCGAGGTGATCAGGAGTGCTACCCACATAGCGGTCGGCCTTTGCTACTGCAGGCACAAGATGCTGCAGGTGGGAAAGGGGTGCCAGGCGCCCTTGGACATCTGCATGACGCTGAACCTCGCCGCCCAGTCCCTGATCAGACACGGCGCCGCCCGCAGCGTCGACGCCGTTGAAGGGCTCGACCTCCTGCAAAAGGCGCGGGACCTGAACCTCGTGCAGTGCGCCGACAACGTGCAGCGGCAGGTCAACTTCATCTGCCACTGCTGCGGCTGCTGCTGCGAGGGTATGATCGCCACCCGCCGCCTGGCGATTCCCAACGCCATGTACACCACAAACTTCATCCAGGCCACCGACCCCGCCCGTTGCGACGGCTGCGGCAGGTGTGTCGCCATCTGCCCGGTGGACGCCATCTCGCTTGTGCGCGAGCCGGAGGGAAGCGGCATGCCGGCAAAGGCCAGGTTGAATTCCGAACTCTGTCTTGGGTGCGGGGTCTGCGCGCGCAACTGCCACAATAAGGCGGTGCGTCTTGAGGCGAGGGAGAAGCGGATGCTGACCCCGGTCAACACCGCCCACCGGCTGGTATTGATGGCCCTGGAGCGGGGGAAGCTGCAGAACCTCATCTTCGACAACCAGGCCTACCTGAGCCACCGCGCCCTGGCCGCGATACTGGGGGCGATACTGAGGCTTCCCCCGGTGAAACGGCTCACGGCCAGCCGGCAGCTCAAGTCGCGCTACCTGGAGCGCTTGATGGCGGACGTCGAGGTCACCAGGTTTTACAGGTTCGAGTGA
- a CDS encoding PAS domain S-box protein, with product MKNLSLTTKMSAMVSLLVALILSLLTLGACWYLEQQFRTTIFGQQFSMVSTIAGEIDARIHSTQKQLEALAGTIKPEVLNEPHKAQEFLQQHPEALAVFDSGLLLFSREGVLLAINPMERDMIGRDYSFREYYQKALQTKKTVISEPFITTQHHGHPTVAVVVPLLDSRGRLYGLIGGMIDLLSDNYLGKLAGVRIGKEGNLYLFNSQRTMIVHPDRARIMKQDIPPGANRLLDRALLGFEGAGDTITSRGVPSLSSFKRLNSTGWILGANFPQREAYAPLREAKTLLAVALFISLCGTVLVTHLFMRRLTSPLLTFIGHVQGMGDQERELEPVAISTGDEIGTLALAFNRMVQELQRQRTAARELRLAIDQAPVTVMITDPQGGIEYVNPNFTKVTGYQPEDALGRDPREIIGTGCYPEEFYEELWGTLRSGKEWHGEIRNKRKSGELYWESVSISPVKSPRGEINNFVGVMEDITQRKRAEEALIRSDEQIRLLLESTAEAIFGIDLMGNCTFANPSCARLLGHADPDQLLGKNMHLLMHHTTSEGKPNPVQECAAYQVLRGGEGVHKDDDVFWRRDGSSFAVEYWSYPQLHDGELVGGVVTFFDISERKRAEAELIRATEAAEAATRAKSEFLANMSHEIRTPMNAALGMLYLLQHTELSETQKSYLEKAQTASGVLLGVINDILDFSKVEAGRMVLETTPFRMAAVLSDLQTVAQATLREKPIEFVTRCGADIPEQLFGDPLRLGQVLLNLASNAIKFTEKGKVEVEVALLAQEQGEVTLRFSVADTGIGMTTEQQESVFTPFTQADSSTTRKYGGTGLGLAISRELVQLMGGRMWVVSEPGRGSTFSFIAHLALPAASGAQAAPGGEGPEPDSDTQPALTGVRVLVVEDNLINQEVARLILEKGGIKVDVARNGAEALSLVHLPQACYRAVLMDVHMPVMDGLEATRRIRLDPALARLPIIAMTASVFSEERRLCLEAGMNDQVSKPIDVPQLFATLRRWIGPMELTVEPDPLQADWHRTGFPEQMPGLDLKRALRTLEGTPQLMRLLARFRLENEPLMAQLGEAAAKGELQLAKRLIHTVKGSGGNLGATRLCSAAASLEMALNGDDASLLHQTLENFHEKLHEVLDSIRLLEEQYGGAVGTASGGGETIKVCAQDLEHVAALARALKRLLEDQNMNALGLWEEMRPLVTGELADRLEATLQSLDFGDAGTILRDIMQNLEIS from the coding sequence ATGAAAAATTTGAGCCTCACGACGAAGATGAGCGCCATGGTTTCGCTTTTGGTGGCTCTGATCCTCTCTTTGCTGACCCTTGGCGCCTGCTGGTACCTCGAACAACAGTTCCGGACGACCATTTTCGGCCAGCAGTTCAGCATGGTCTCCACCATCGCCGGGGAGATCGACGCCAGGATCCACAGCACCCAAAAGCAGCTGGAAGCCCTCGCCGGAACCATCAAACCCGAAGTCCTCAATGAGCCGCACAAGGCCCAGGAGTTTCTGCAGCAGCACCCTGAAGCCCTCGCCGTCTTCGACAGCGGTCTGTTGCTCTTCTCCCGTGAGGGAGTCTTGCTGGCGATCAACCCCATGGAGCGGGATATGATCGGCAGGGACTACTCCTTCCGCGAGTATTATCAAAAGGCGCTGCAGACCAAAAAGACCGTCATCTCCGAACCCTTCATCACCACCCAGCATCATGGCCACCCCACTGTCGCCGTCGTCGTCCCCCTGTTGGACTCCCGCGGCAGGCTCTACGGCCTGATCGGCGGCATGATCGACCTTCTCTCCGACAACTACCTGGGAAAATTGGCCGGGGTGCGCATCGGCAAGGAGGGGAACCTCTATCTCTTCAACAGCCAGCGCACCATGATCGTCCACCCCGACCGCGCCCGAATCATGAAGCAGGACATACCGCCCGGGGCGAACCGCCTCCTGGACCGGGCGCTGCTCGGCTTCGAAGGGGCGGGGGACACCATCACCTCCCGCGGGGTCCCCTCGCTCAGTTCCTTCAAGCGCTTGAATTCCACCGGGTGGATCCTCGGGGCAAACTTCCCGCAACGGGAGGCGTACGCTCCGCTTAGGGAAGCGAAGACGCTCCTGGCGGTGGCGCTTTTCATCTCACTTTGCGGAACCGTCCTCGTCACCCACCTCTTCATGCGCCGCCTCACGTCGCCCTTATTGACCTTCATCGGACACGTGCAGGGAATGGGGGACCAGGAGCGCGAGCTGGAACCGGTGGCTATCAGCACCGGCGACGAGATCGGCACCCTGGCGCTTGCCTTCAACCGCATGGTGCAGGAGCTTCAAAGGCAGAGGACGGCCGCGCGCGAACTGCGGCTGGCCATAGATCAGGCCCCGGTGACGGTGATGATCACCGACCCGCAGGGGGGGATCGAGTACGTGAACCCGAACTTCACCAAGGTGACCGGGTACCAGCCGGAGGATGCGCTGGGGAGGGACCCGAGGGAGATAATCGGCACGGGGTGCTATCCGGAGGAATTCTACGAGGAGCTCTGGGGCACGTTGCGCTCGGGGAAGGAATGGCATGGGGAGATCCGCAACAAGAGGAAAAGCGGCGAACTCTACTGGGAGAGCGTCTCCATCTCGCCCGTGAAATCGCCCCGCGGCGAAATCAACAACTTCGTCGGGGTCATGGAAGACATCACGCAGAGAAAGCGTGCCGAGGAAGCGCTGATCCGGAGCGACGAGCAGATCCGCCTGCTTTTGGAATCGACGGCGGAGGCGATCTTCGGAATCGATCTCATGGGCAACTGCACCTTCGCCAACCCCTCCTGCGCGAGGCTCCTGGGCCACGCGGATCCGGACCAACTGCTGGGGAAGAACATGCATCTGCTGATGCACCACACCACCTCCGAGGGGAAGCCCAACCCGGTGCAGGAGTGCGCCGCCTACCAGGTGCTCCGGGGAGGCGAAGGGGTGCACAAGGATGACGACGTATTCTGGCGACGCGACGGCTCCTCTTTCGCGGTCGAGTACTGGTCCTACCCGCAGCTGCACGACGGGGAACTGGTGGGGGGGGTGGTGACCTTCTTCGACATCAGCGAAAGAAAGCGGGCTGAGGCCGAACTGATCCGGGCCACCGAGGCCGCCGAGGCCGCCACACGCGCGAAGAGCGAGTTTTTGGCCAACATGAGCCACGAGATCAGGACGCCGATGAACGCCGCGCTCGGCATGCTCTACCTGTTGCAGCACACGGAGTTGTCCGAGACGCAAAAGAGCTATCTGGAGAAGGCGCAGACGGCGTCCGGGGTGCTGCTCGGGGTAATCAACGACATCCTCGATTTCTCCAAGGTGGAGGCGGGGAGGATGGTGCTGGAAACCACCCCCTTCCGCATGGCGGCGGTCCTCTCCGACCTGCAGACGGTGGCGCAGGCGACACTCAGGGAGAAGCCGATCGAGTTCGTTACCAGGTGCGGCGCGGATATCCCGGAGCAGCTCTTCGGGGATCCGCTGCGGCTCGGACAGGTGCTCTTGAACCTCGCCAGCAACGCGATCAAGTTCACCGAGAAGGGGAAGGTCGAGGTCGAGGTGGCGCTCCTTGCGCAGGAGCAAGGGGAGGTAACGCTCCGCTTTTCCGTCGCCGACACCGGGATCGGCATGACCACGGAGCAGCAGGAATCCGTCTTCACCCCCTTCACCCAGGCGGACAGCTCCACCACCCGCAAGTACGGCGGAACCGGCTTGGGGCTTGCCATCAGCCGCGAGCTGGTGCAGCTGATGGGGGGGCGGATGTGGGTGGTGAGCGAGCCGGGGCGCGGCAGCACCTTCAGCTTCATCGCCCACTTAGCCCTCCCCGCGGCATCGGGGGCGCAGGCGGCGCCGGGGGGGGAGGGACCGGAACCGGATAGCGATACGCAGCCGGCTCTGACCGGTGTGCGGGTCCTGGTCGTCGAGGACAACCTGATCAACCAGGAGGTGGCCAGGCTGATCCTGGAGAAGGGGGGGATCAAGGTGGACGTGGCACGCAACGGCGCCGAGGCGCTCTCGCTGGTGCACCTGCCGCAGGCTTGCTACCGCGCGGTGCTCATGGACGTGCACATGCCGGTCATGGACGGCCTGGAGGCGACCCGGCGCATACGGCTCGATCCCGCCCTGGCGCGGCTTCCCATCATCGCCATGACGGCGAGCGTCTTCAGCGAGGAGCGGCGGCTCTGCCTGGAGGCGGGGATGAACGATCAGGTGAGCAAGCCTATCGACGTGCCGCAGCTTTTCGCCACTCTCAGGCGCTGGATCGGGCCTATGGAGCTGACCGTCGAGCCCGACCCGCTGCAGGCGGACTGGCACCGGACCGGCTTCCCCGAGCAGATGCCGGGGCTGGATCTGAAGCGGGCGTTGCGGACGCTGGAGGGGACGCCGCAGCTGATGCGGCTTCTGGCTCGGTTCCGGCTGGAGAACGAGCCGCTCATGGCACAGCTGGGCGAGGCAGCCGCGAAAGGGGAGCTGCAGCTGGCCAAGCGCCTGATCCACACGGTGAAGGGGTCCGGCGGCAACCTGGGGGCCACCAGGCTCTGCAGCGCTGCCGCCTCCCTGGAGATGGCGCTCAATGGCGACGACGCCTCGCTCTTGCACCAGACGCTGGAGAATTTCCACGAGAAACTCCACGAGGTCCTAGACTCGATACGCCTCCTGGAAGAGCAATACGGCGGGGCCGTCGGGACGGCATCCGGGGGCGGGGAGACGATCAAGGTCTGCGCCCAGGACCTGGAACACGTAGCGGCCCTGGCGCGGGCGTTGAAGCGCCTTTTGGAGGACCAGAACATGAACGCGCTCGGCCTTTGGGAAGAGATGAGGCCGCTTGTAACCGGAGAACTCGCGGACCGGCTCGAAGCGACGCTGCAGTCGCTCGATTTCGGCGATGCCGGCACCATCCTGCGGGACATCATGCAAAACCTGGAGATATCGTAA
- a CDS encoding diguanylate cyclase, which produces MSSGNESLRQKILIVDDTPANIEILYSILKGAYDVLFAKNGGDAIRIVQQQLPDLILLDIMMPGMDGYQVCRVLKADPLTAKIPIIFVTAMSKEEDEAMGLQSGAIDYLTKPISPPIVLARVRNHLQLKRNSDLLEQLTAQLEEKNRALEVLARVDGLTGVANRRHFDETLRLEVQRAMRNGRYLSLILCDIDFFKNYNDHYGHVAGDKCLQSFGELLQGSFKRAGEVPARYGGEEFAVVLPDSRPEIAEGLGERLRRMLQEKALPHEASELGVVTVSVGVSGGLVARGQDAEWFIKEADRALYLAKSGGRNRVALSSQCAPESGDSHEGYGDPCEPEHDLVKLTGYGA; this is translated from the coding sequence ATGAGCAGCGGAAATGAAAGCTTGCGGCAGAAGATCCTGATCGTCGACGACACGCCGGCCAACATCGAGATCCTTTACAGCATCCTCAAAGGGGCGTACGACGTCCTTTTCGCCAAGAACGGGGGTGACGCCATCCGCATCGTGCAGCAGCAGTTGCCGGACCTGATCCTTTTGGACATCATGATGCCGGGGATGGACGGCTACCAGGTCTGCCGGGTGCTCAAGGCGGACCCGCTGACCGCAAAGATCCCGATCATCTTCGTCACCGCCATGAGTAAGGAGGAGGACGAGGCCATGGGGCTGCAGTCAGGGGCCATTGACTACCTCACCAAGCCGATAAGCCCGCCCATCGTGCTGGCCAGGGTGAGAAACCACCTGCAGCTCAAGCGGAACTCGGACCTCTTGGAGCAGCTCACCGCGCAACTGGAGGAGAAGAACCGGGCGCTGGAGGTGCTGGCCCGGGTCGATGGCCTGACCGGCGTCGCCAACCGCAGGCACTTCGACGAGACACTGCGGCTGGAGGTGCAGCGCGCCATGCGCAACGGGCGTTACCTCTCCCTTATCCTGTGCGATATCGATTTCTTCAAGAATTACAACGACCATTACGGGCACGTGGCCGGGGACAAATGCCTGCAGTCCTTCGGGGAACTGCTCCAGGGAAGCTTCAAGAGGGCGGGGGAGGTGCCGGCGCGCTACGGCGGCGAGGAGTTCGCCGTCGTGCTCCCGGACAGCAGGCCGGAAATTGCCGAGGGGCTTGGGGAGCGGCTGCGTCGGATGCTGCAGGAAAAGGCGCTGCCGCACGAGGCGTCGGAGCTGGGGGTGGTGACCGTAAGCGTCGGTGTGTCGGGAGGGCTCGTGGCGCGGGGCCAGGACGCCGAGTGGTTCATCAAGGAAGCTGACCGGGCGCTGTACCTTGCCAAGTCCGGAGGAAGAAACAGGGTCGCCCTATCTTCCCAATGCGCGCCAGAGTCCGGCGATTCCCATGAGGGCTACGGCGACCCCTGCGAGCCGGAGCATGACCTGGTGAAGCTTACCGGATATGGCGCTTGA
- a CDS encoding sulfite exporter TauE/SafE family protein: MLVVWLAFLAGATGSFHCIGMCGGVVAALSLRDNEAPLRARIFSQLCYNLGRVATYTLLGAVAGLAGSALDLVALKSASFWFLAGANLLVVMIGLSSALGLDALKLSVFERGAASFLSKPLKRALSARAPLASLPLGLVLGLLPCGMVYAPLVAAAGTGSALTGAATMAALGAGTIPVMLGFGTASSAISGKLHQVMLRLAGVAVALMGIAGLWRALGR; the protein is encoded by the coding sequence ATGCTGGTAGTATGGTTGGCTTTTTTGGCGGGTGCGACGGGAAGCTTCCACTGCATAGGGATGTGTGGCGGAGTGGTGGCGGCCCTTTCTTTGAGGGACAACGAGGCGCCGCTACGCGCGCGCATCTTTTCCCAGCTCTGCTACAACCTCGGCCGGGTCGCCACCTACACCCTGCTCGGGGCAGTGGCCGGACTCGCCGGCTCCGCCCTTGACCTGGTGGCGCTCAAGTCCGCCTCCTTCTGGTTTCTCGCCGGCGCGAACCTGCTGGTGGTCATGATCGGCCTTAGCTCGGCACTCGGCCTCGACGCCCTGAAGCTCTCCGTCTTTGAAAGGGGTGCTGCGAGCTTCCTCTCCAAGCCGCTCAAGCGCGCGCTCTCAGCCCGGGCCCCGCTGGCGTCGCTTCCCCTGGGGCTCGTTCTGGGGCTCCTTCCCTGCGGCATGGTCTACGCGCCGCTCGTGGCCGCGGCGGGAACCGGCAGCGCACTGACCGGCGCCGCCACCATGGCGGCCCTGGGAGCGGGAACGATTCCCGTCATGCTCGGCTTCGGCACCGCGTCAAGCGCCATATCCGGTAAGCTTCACCAGGTCATGCTCCGGCTCGCAGGGGTCGCCGTAGCCCTCATGGGAATCGCCGGACTCTGGCGCGCATTGGGAAGATAG
- the ccoS gene encoding cbb3-type cytochrome oxidase assembly protein CcoS — protein sequence MASSLIALMGLSLFLGCACWLVFLWAVRRGEFHDMERPKHRMLDEDEREKRRK from the coding sequence ATGGCTAGCTCACTTATCGCCTTGATGGGGCTGTCGCTTTTTCTCGGATGCGCATGCTGGCTCGTCTTTCTCTGGGCGGTGCGGCGCGGGGAATTCCACGACATGGAGCGCCCCAAACACCGGATGCTGGATGAAGACGAGCGGGAGAAGAGGCGGAAGTAG